A window of the Isosphaera pallida ATCC 43644 genome harbors these coding sequences:
- a CDS encoding DUF6939 family protein translates to MPRHAIVYDVSSDAVLPYHTLSPLWPHGGIPLPGMTDVTATRSRGSARESVWL, encoded by the coding sequence GTGCCACGCCATGCCATCGTGTACGACGTGAGTAGCGACGCCGTGTTGCCATATCACACCCTCAGTCCGCTTTGGCCCCACGGCGGCATCCCCTTGCCAGGCATGACGGACGTTACAGCGACTCGGTCGAGGGGATCGGCTAGGGAATCAGTGTGGCTTTGA
- a CDS encoding alkyl hydroperoxide reductase codes for MKANRWTRWLRSWWGAVGVALLALDFCGFGRVAAEPPTVIELRDALLDLDGVAHHLAQNDRRATRVVVFLSPECPIANGSLPTLDRLARRWSEASSSAVANTRVEFFGVIVGDPTLKRSDAARHYHEFALSFPILFDASGVLADQFKPSHVPECFVIDPDNRLVYRGAIDNAWEAVGKRRLKAERTYLADALDALAREQPIPIARTTPVGCPIETFNPRAVDPQGREQPAIVTYTRDIAPILQARCVVCHRPGQVAPFSLTRYEEAAKRADWLAQVAEERLMPPWIPGPGDHRFVGDRRLSDRELALLRIWADSGRAQGDPEDLPPTPVFDDNGWRLGTPDLVVRMTEPFEVPADGPDILRNFVIPLNVDEDRLVTAIEFRPGNPRVTHHAVLFLDAGRTARKLDAADPRPGYDGFGGPGFLPSGALGGWSVGNTPRHLPDGMGRHLKKGSDLVVQIHYHPTGKPETDQSEIALYFLDRSVAETLSQPNKLVGSFWVADYRIDLPPGETDLPARASYTLPRPVTLVGVVPHMHLLGKSMKATAQRPDGTRDVLIDIPQWNYNWQDEYYFERPFRLPAGTVLEVEARFDNSDANPFNPSTPPRRVTWGEGTLDEMMFCFFLATADTSSDLIRVIFDNLAHDARQPRLLTESPPARQP; via the coding sequence ATGAAAGCAAATCGTTGGACCCGTTGGTTAAGGTCGTGGTGGGGGGCGGTCGGAGTGGCCTTACTCGCCCTGGATTTCTGCGGTTTTGGGCGCGTCGCCGCCGAACCACCCACGGTGATTGAACTTCGGGACGCCCTGCTCGACCTTGACGGTGTCGCTCACCACCTCGCCCAAAACGACCGGCGCGCCACGCGGGTCGTTGTCTTCCTCTCCCCTGAGTGCCCGATCGCCAACGGCTCGCTGCCGACTTTGGACCGCCTGGCGCGACGCTGGAGCGAGGCTTCATCTTCAGCCGTGGCCAATACGCGGGTCGAATTCTTCGGGGTGATCGTCGGTGATCCGACTCTCAAGCGCAGCGACGCCGCCCGCCACTACCATGAATTCGCGCTGAGCTTCCCCATCCTGTTCGACGCCTCCGGAGTCTTGGCCGATCAGTTCAAACCATCGCATGTGCCGGAATGTTTCGTGATCGACCCCGACAACCGCCTGGTCTATCGAGGAGCGATCGACAACGCCTGGGAGGCCGTGGGCAAGCGTCGGCTCAAGGCCGAACGAACTTATCTGGCCGACGCTCTTGACGCCCTGGCGCGTGAGCAACCTATCCCAATAGCGCGAACAACCCCAGTGGGCTGCCCGATCGAAACCTTCAATCCCCGCGCCGTCGATCCCCAAGGTCGGGAACAGCCGGCCATAGTCACCTACACCCGCGACATCGCGCCGATCCTTCAAGCCCGCTGCGTGGTCTGCCACCGTCCCGGCCAGGTCGCCCCCTTTTCCCTGACCCGCTACGAGGAGGCCGCCAAGCGGGCCGACTGGCTGGCCCAGGTCGCCGAGGAACGGTTGATGCCCCCGTGGATTCCTGGCCCGGGCGATCATCGCTTCGTGGGCGATCGTCGCCTCAGCGACCGCGAACTCGCCCTGCTACGCATCTGGGCCGACTCGGGGCGTGCCCAGGGCGATCCGGAGGATCTCCCCCCCACCCCGGTCTTTGACGACAACGGCTGGCGTTTGGGCACGCCTGATCTGGTCGTCCGCATGACCGAACCATTCGAGGTGCCTGCCGATGGTCCCGACATCCTGCGCAACTTCGTCATCCCCTTGAATGTTGATGAGGACCGCCTGGTGACCGCGATCGAATTCCGGCCCGGCAACCCCCGGGTGACCCACCACGCCGTGTTGTTCCTCGACGCGGGACGAACCGCCCGCAAGCTCGACGCGGCCGATCCCCGACCCGGCTACGACGGCTTCGGTGGACCCGGCTTCCTTCCCTCGGGGGCGTTGGGCGGCTGGTCGGTCGGCAACACCCCGCGCCATCTTCCCGACGGCATGGGCCGCCACCTCAAAAAAGGGTCGGACTTGGTGGTTCAAATCCACTACCACCCCACCGGCAAGCCGGAAACCGACCAGTCGGAAATCGCGTTGTACTTCCTCGACCGCTCCGTGGCCGAAACCCTCAGTCAGCCCAACAAGCTGGTGGGCAGTTTCTGGGTGGCCGACTACCGCATCGACCTGCCCCCCGGCGAAACCGACCTGCCTGCCCGTGCTTCCTACACCCTGCCCCGTCCCGTGACGCTGGTGGGAGTCGTCCCCCACATGCACTTGCTGGGCAAGTCGATGAAGGCCACCGCCCAACGCCCCGACGGAACCCGCGACGTTCTCATCGACATTCCCCAATGGAACTACAACTGGCAGGACGAGTATTATTTCGAGCGCCCCTTCCGCCTCCCCGCCGGAACCGTGCTGGAGGTCGAGGCCCGTTTCGACAACTCCGACGCCAACCCCTTCAACCCCAGCACCCCCCCAAGACGAGTCACCTGGGGCGAGGGAACCCTCGACGAGATGATGTTCTGCTTCTTCCTGGCGACCGCTGACACCAGTTCCGACCTGATCCGGGTTATCTTCGATAACCTCGCCCACGACGCCCGCCAACCCCGCCTCTTGACCGAATCCCCACCAGCGCGGCAACCTTGA
- a CDS encoding 3-keto-disaccharide hydrolase, with translation MNLRLSPASLALTAPILLVLPILMAAEPPRAFLDGKGPGWTTLTLDDFENVNCDPDTWSTRDDGVIFCTGTPVGVTRSKKTYTNFELSLEWRHLKSAGNSGIFLWTPEESLTNLKRDALPHGIECQILDHGYAERYEAQTGKKPDWFTTHGDVFPVGVSKMTPFPPVAPDGKRSFPSKNLSKGVNEWNHYYIRAINGEVRLWVNGEEVSGGTGCQPATGYLCLESEGSPIEFRNLSIRELP, from the coding sequence ATGAACCTCCGCCTCTCCCCGGCCTCCCTGGCCCTGACCGCTCCGATTCTGTTGGTTCTGCCAATACTTATGGCCGCCGAACCACCCCGCGCTTTTCTCGATGGCAAGGGCCCTGGATGGACCACCCTGACCCTCGACGATTTTGAGAACGTCAATTGTGACCCTGACACCTGGTCTACCCGCGACGATGGCGTGATATTCTGCACCGGCACGCCGGTGGGTGTCACCCGTTCCAAGAAAACCTACACGAATTTTGAACTCTCGCTGGAATGGCGGCATCTGAAGTCGGCGGGCAACTCGGGCATCTTCCTCTGGACCCCCGAGGAATCGTTGACCAACCTCAAACGCGACGCGCTACCCCACGGCATCGAATGCCAGATTCTGGATCATGGCTACGCCGAGCGTTATGAAGCCCAAACCGGCAAGAAGCCCGATTGGTTCACCACCCATGGCGATGTCTTCCCGGTTGGAGTCTCGAAGATGACTCCCTTCCCTCCCGTCGCCCCGGACGGCAAACGCAGCTTTCCTTCCAAGAACCTCAGCAAAGGGGTGAACGAGTGGAACCATTATTACATCCGCGCCATTAACGGAGAGGTGCGGCTGTGGGTCAACGGCGAGGAGGTCTCCGGCGGCACCGGTTGCCAACCGGCCACTGGCTACCTTTGCCTAGAGTCCGAAGGTTCGCCGATCGAGTTCCGCAACCTCTCGATCCGCGAACTGCCTTGA
- the nhaA gene encoding Na+/H+ antiporter NhaA, with translation MTTTQAPNTLDRPAGLPPRPIERWMTPVRKFMHIESASGMVMLACTVVALILANSPLASGFKALWHTEVALIIGGFSIVGDLGHLVINDVLMTLFFFIVGLELKRELVCGELRDPRKALLPVVAALGGMVVPALIYAALQWGQPGIRGWAVPMATDIAFVVGFLALLGPRVPFSLKIILLSLAIVDDLGAVLVIAFVFTERLEWIWVAAAAAGFGLTYGMNLAGVRQVGAYVVVGCFIWVAVFKSGIHPTVAGVLLGLLTPSSAWIGDKAFSEVMAELWQRLTCYEEPLDPDDRQVNLQHLAFTARESISPLQRLETALHPWVAFGIIPLFALANAGVTIDAKGLGESVLIAVAAGLAIGKPVGILSFSWIAARLGWIRLPDNLTWTIFAGGACMAGIGFTMALFVNALAFPSGSNSELAAMEAAGKIGILSGSLISVILGSSLLLYALRDRDQPDPEND, from the coding sequence ATGACGACGACGCAAGCGCCCAACACCTTGGATCGACCAGCGGGGTTGCCACCGCGGCCGATCGAGCGTTGGATGACGCCGGTTCGCAAGTTCATGCACATTGAATCGGCCAGTGGGATGGTGATGCTGGCCTGCACTGTGGTGGCTCTGATTCTGGCCAATTCGCCGTTGGCCTCGGGGTTCAAAGCCTTGTGGCATACCGAGGTGGCGTTGATCATCGGCGGCTTTTCAATCGTGGGCGATTTGGGCCACCTGGTCATCAACGACGTTTTGATGACCCTCTTCTTCTTCATCGTAGGCCTAGAGCTCAAGCGGGAGCTGGTCTGCGGCGAACTGCGCGATCCACGCAAGGCGTTGTTGCCGGTGGTCGCGGCACTAGGGGGCATGGTGGTTCCGGCGTTGATTTACGCGGCGTTGCAATGGGGCCAACCGGGGATTCGCGGTTGGGCGGTGCCGATGGCCACCGACATCGCTTTCGTGGTTGGCTTTTTAGCGCTGTTGGGTCCGCGGGTTCCCTTTTCTCTGAAGATCATCTTATTGTCGCTGGCGATCGTGGACGACTTGGGAGCGGTGCTGGTGATCGCCTTCGTGTTCACCGAGCGACTGGAGTGGATCTGGGTCGCCGCGGCGGCCGCCGGGTTTGGTTTGACCTATGGCATGAACCTGGCCGGGGTTCGCCAAGTAGGGGCCTATGTGGTAGTGGGCTGCTTCATCTGGGTTGCGGTGTTCAAGTCGGGCATCCATCCCACCGTCGCCGGGGTCTTGTTGGGGTTGTTGACTCCCTCCAGCGCTTGGATTGGAGACAAGGCGTTCAGCGAGGTGATGGCCGAGCTGTGGCAACGGTTGACCTGCTATGAAGAACCACTCGATCCCGACGACCGCCAGGTCAATCTCCAACACCTGGCCTTTACCGCCCGCGAGTCGATCTCGCCGCTTCAACGCCTAGAAACGGCGCTTCATCCCTGGGTGGCTTTTGGAATCATTCCCCTATTCGCGCTGGCGAACGCGGGAGTAACCATCGACGCCAAGGGATTGGGCGAGTCGGTCCTGATCGCGGTGGCTGCCGGCCTGGCGATCGGCAAACCGGTAGGCATCCTGAGCTTCTCCTGGATCGCCGCCCGTCTGGGCTGGATCCGCCTGCCCGACAACCTTACCTGGACCATCTTCGCCGGCGGAGCCTGCATGGCAGGAATCGGGTTCACAATGGCACTGTTCGTTAACGCCTTGGCGTTTCCCAGCGGATCCAATTCGGAGTTGGCGGCGATGGAGGCAGCTGGGAAAATCGGCATCTTGTCGGGATCGCTCATCAGCGTCATCCTAGGATCGAGCCTGCTCCTCTACGCCTTGCGCGACCGCGACCAACCTGATCCCGAAAATGACTGA
- a CDS encoding HAD family hydrolase, with product MSERGEAAQLDQIKAMPKRHEFFVGIDSDGCAFDTMEVKHKECFIPNIIEFYRLAAVARVARECAEFVNLYSKHRGINRFPALALTFDLLAQRPEVKRRGFEVPAITGLRSWTALESKLGNPALEEAVQRTGDPDLTLALAWSKAVNQAVDRIVQGVPPFPLVRETLEVLADKADVAVVSATPTAALRKEWGEHGLAERVGLIAGQEVGSKREILAAATSGKYEPQRMLMIGDAPGDLKAAQAVGALFYPINPGGEDDSWARFFQEDLPRFLDGGYAGAVMEARVAEFRALLPETPPWGD from the coding sequence ATGAGCGAACGCGGCGAAGCGGCCCAGTTGGATCAGATCAAGGCGATGCCCAAACGTCACGAGTTCTTCGTGGGCATCGACAGCGACGGCTGCGCCTTCGACACGATGGAAGTCAAACACAAAGAGTGCTTCATCCCCAACATCATTGAATTCTACCGACTGGCCGCCGTGGCGCGGGTAGCGCGGGAGTGCGCTGAGTTCGTGAACTTGTACTCCAAGCATCGGGGAATCAACCGATTTCCTGCCCTGGCGTTAACCTTCGACCTGCTGGCCCAGCGTCCCGAGGTGAAGCGGCGCGGCTTCGAGGTGCCGGCGATCACCGGCTTACGGTCCTGGACCGCTCTGGAGTCCAAACTGGGCAACCCAGCGCTTGAGGAGGCGGTGCAACGCACCGGTGACCCCGATTTGACCCTGGCGTTAGCCTGGAGCAAGGCGGTCAACCAGGCGGTCGATCGAATCGTTCAAGGGGTGCCGCCGTTCCCGTTGGTACGGGAAACCCTGGAGGTCCTGGCCGACAAGGCCGACGTGGCGGTGGTCTCGGCGACCCCGACGGCCGCGTTACGCAAGGAGTGGGGCGAACACGGTCTGGCCGAGCGAGTCGGTCTAATCGCTGGTCAGGAGGTCGGTTCCAAGCGGGAGATTCTGGCGGCGGCCACCTCAGGCAAGTATGAGCCTCAACGGATGCTCATGATTGGCGACGCGCCCGGCGACCTCAAGGCGGCCCAGGCCGTGGGCGCGCTGTTTTATCCAATCAACCCCGGCGGCGAGGATGATTCCTGGGCGCGGTTCTTTCAGGAAGATCTGCCACGCTTCCTCGATGGCGGCTACGCTGGCGCGGTCATGGAAGCTCGCGTCGCCGAGTTTCGAGCGCTGCTGCCCGAAACCCCTCCCTGGGGGGATTGA
- the tcmP gene encoding three-Cys-motif partner protein TcmP, whose amino-acid sequence MTSQTKFGGKWTQLKLSALEAYLEAYLKVMKKQKFNLIYIDAFAGTGCLQNWDNQKDKIESSRLEFGGDDEANEAQDFLNGSVKVALNAGQEDGNSFHEYRFIEKCSRKFEELNNIKNEFPRKKILIRNAEANLEVRRMCEGLGKMDRAVLFLDPFGMQVEWKTIEFIALTERIDLVLLFPVGASLRLMPRDGDLDEATKEKLNQFFGDEKWHNEIYKPASSSFLPPFIDSNEQPVSREAGTHKIEGFVRKRLSDIFFGVVDRPLRLVNTKNAPLYLLFFAFGNEKGAEIGKRIANRIIANHSSPNYRKR is encoded by the coding sequence ATGACTAGCCAGACAAAATTTGGTGGGAAGTGGACTCAGCTCAAGCTTTCAGCACTTGAAGCTTATCTTGAGGCGTACCTCAAAGTCATGAAGAAACAGAAGTTTAATCTTATTTACATTGACGCTTTTGCTGGAACAGGCTGTCTGCAGAATTGGGATAACCAAAAAGACAAGATAGAATCCTCCAGATTAGAGTTCGGTGGAGACGATGAGGCTAACGAGGCTCAGGATTTCTTGAACGGTTCAGTAAAAGTGGCATTAAATGCTGGCCAGGAGGATGGTAATAGCTTTCACGAATATCGTTTTATTGAAAAATGCTCTAGAAAATTTGAAGAATTGAATAATATTAAAAACGAGTTTCCTAGGAAGAAAATTCTCATCCGGAATGCAGAAGCAAACTTAGAAGTTAGAAGAATGTGTGAAGGTTTAGGCAAAATGGATCGGGCTGTCTTGTTTCTTGACCCCTTTGGAATGCAAGTTGAATGGAAAACAATTGAGTTCATCGCTCTCACAGAGAGAATTGACTTGGTGCTGTTATTTCCGGTTGGTGCAAGTTTGAGGCTGATGCCGCGAGATGGTGACCTTGATGAAGCGACCAAAGAGAAACTGAATCAATTCTTTGGAGATGAAAAATGGCATAATGAGATATACAAACCAGCAAGCTCTTCGTTTCTTCCTCCTTTTATTGATTCGAACGAACAGCCTGTATCCAGAGAAGCAGGGACTCACAAAATTGAAGGTTTTGTCCGAAAAAGGTTGTCAGACATTTTCTTTGGTGTTGTAGATCGGCCTCTACGCCTGGTGAATACCAAAAACGCCCCCCTCTATTTGCTATTTTTTGCTTTCGGGAATGAAAAAGGCGCTGAAATTGGTAAAAGAATTGCAAATAGAATCATCGCTAATCATTCCTCGCCAAATTACAGAAAGCGATGA
- a CDS encoding baeRF3 domain-containing protein: MDPITLDSIRALPATPEPPCVSIYQPTHRHHPDNQQDPIRFRNLVKQVDESLRQKYGNRQIRPLIERLETLAANHAFWNKTLDGLVVLTSADGFFQVMPLQLAVSERVVVAESFHLKPLMQATLSSERFQVLGLSRKAIRLWEGHRFALDPIDLSDDFPSTIEKALGSELTEPHRTVASYGMGVAGPAMVHGHGGRREEEDKDAERFFRVVDHAVTERISKPSGLPLIPLALAENHPIFRSVAKNPYLTEVGIHGNPDGMSEDQIRAAVWEAFEPERLARLAEVVNSFRTAQSRQHATSDLSDAARAAVASQISTLLVEVDRVIPGRLDPTTGAIETGELYDPEVDDLLDDLAEVVLRHGGRVIALPANLMPTTTGLAAIMRF; this comes from the coding sequence GTGGACCCGATCACTCTGGACAGCATCCGAGCGTTGCCGGCAACCCCCGAACCGCCCTGCGTCTCGATCTACCAACCTACCCATCGTCATCACCCTGATAACCAGCAGGATCCCATCCGATTCCGCAACCTGGTCAAGCAAGTCGACGAATCGCTGCGTCAGAAATACGGCAATCGTCAGATCCGCCCCCTCATTGAACGTCTCGAGACGCTGGCTGCCAACCACGCTTTCTGGAACAAGACGCTCGACGGCCTCGTGGTACTAACAAGCGCCGATGGCTTTTTCCAGGTCATGCCGCTGCAACTCGCCGTGAGCGAACGGGTGGTGGTGGCCGAGTCGTTCCACCTCAAGCCACTGATGCAAGCAACCCTTTCGTCCGAACGATTCCAAGTGCTGGGTCTGTCCCGCAAGGCGATTCGGCTGTGGGAAGGCCACCGATTCGCCTTGGACCCAATCGATTTGAGCGACGATTTCCCCTCGACCATTGAAAAGGCGCTGGGATCGGAACTAACCGAGCCGCACCGCACCGTCGCCTCTTACGGAATGGGCGTCGCCGGCCCGGCGATGGTGCATGGTCACGGTGGACGCCGCGAGGAGGAGGATAAGGACGCCGAACGGTTTTTCCGGGTCGTAGACCACGCGGTGACCGAGCGGATCTCTAAGCCGTCCGGCCTACCACTGATCCCGTTAGCCCTGGCTGAGAACCATCCGATTTTCCGATCCGTCGCCAAAAATCCTTATCTCACCGAGGTTGGCATCCACGGCAACCCCGACGGGATGAGCGAGGATCAAATTCGTGCGGCAGTCTGGGAGGCGTTTGAACCAGAACGTCTCGCCCGCTTGGCCGAAGTGGTCAACTCGTTCCGCACCGCCCAGTCCCGCCAACACGCCACCTCCGACCTTTCCGACGCTGCTCGCGCTGCAGTCGCCTCACAAATTTCAACTCTGCTGGTTGAAGTGGATAGGGTGATTCCCGGACGGCTCGATCCGACCACAGGCGCAATCGAAACCGGCGAGCTTTATGACCCGGAAGTCGATGATTTGCTCGACGACCTCGCCGAAGTCGTGCTACGTCACGGCGGGCGAGTCATCGCCCTACCCGCCAACCTGATGCCCACCACCACCGGCCTGGCCGCGATCATGCGGTTCTGA
- the hemG gene encoding protoporphyrinogen oxidase — translation MTNSPSPPSSSAVHPALGDPLDPSASAIGRGLSVEGAEGVPPSVQRPCRVVVLGGGLSGLTAAYRLSRSGVQGQPLLEVVLLEARERVGGAIWTDREDGFTFEGGADSFITDKPDALDLCLELGLELIPTQDHHRRSFVVHRGRLEPVPEGFVLMAPKRLTPLLTSPILSWRGKLRVLMEPFIPRRSGEDLQDESLASFVKRRLGREALERLVQPLVAGIYTADPNELSLKATLPRFLEMERSQGGLIRAARRQERAARAHAASRQRSDPAAPDPTGSGARYGMFVTPAQGMASLIDALARALPPGTLRLRAPVRRVVPVPPSSALVEGGEPSRPWRVELLDGPAIEADAVILAVEAHAAARLVDGFDSELARLLRSIPYASSAILNLSFRRDQIAHPLNGFGAVVAARENRDLLAVSFTSIKFPHRAPEGYVLMRAFFGGATRPDLFEHDDETLRRLALRELSDLLGVRGEPIHVKVARHARAMPQYILGHLDRVEAIEQRVESHPGLALASNALRGVGVPDCVRSATRAAHAVAQRLGLTRSHRA, via the coding sequence TTGACCAATTCTCCTTCCCCCCCCTCCTCCAGCGCGGTTCACCCAGCACTTGGTGATCCTCTGGATCCCTCGGCGTCCGCCATTGGGCGGGGACTTTCCGTCGAAGGGGCCGAGGGAGTCCCGCCCAGCGTTCAGCGTCCGTGTCGCGTGGTGGTTCTAGGTGGTGGCCTAAGCGGGTTGACGGCGGCCTATCGGCTCAGTCGAAGCGGTGTTCAAGGTCAGCCGCTCCTCGAGGTAGTATTGCTGGAGGCCCGCGAGCGGGTCGGCGGCGCCATCTGGACCGACCGCGAGGATGGCTTCACCTTCGAGGGTGGGGCCGACTCGTTCATCACCGACAAGCCCGATGCGTTAGACCTTTGCCTGGAACTGGGGCTGGAGTTGATCCCTACCCAGGATCACCATCGTCGTTCATTCGTAGTGCATCGAGGGCGTTTGGAACCGGTGCCCGAAGGCTTTGTGCTTATGGCCCCCAAGCGGCTAACCCCTCTGTTGACTTCGCCGATTCTTTCGTGGCGTGGCAAGTTGCGGGTGTTGATGGAGCCGTTCATCCCCCGACGCTCCGGCGAGGACCTTCAAGACGAGTCGCTGGCCTCGTTCGTGAAGCGGCGTTTGGGACGCGAAGCGCTGGAGCGTCTGGTGCAACCGCTGGTGGCGGGCATCTACACCGCCGACCCCAACGAACTCAGTCTCAAAGCCACCCTGCCCCGTTTCTTGGAAATGGAGCGTTCCCAGGGGGGACTGATTCGGGCCGCGCGCCGTCAAGAACGGGCCGCCCGCGCCCACGCCGCGTCGCGTCAACGTTCCGATCCCGCCGCCCCCGATCCAACCGGCTCCGGCGCGCGCTATGGGATGTTCGTCACGCCCGCACAGGGGATGGCGAGCCTGATTGACGCCCTGGCCCGCGCCCTTCCCCCTGGCACCCTGCGGCTGCGTGCTCCGGTTCGGCGCGTCGTGCCGGTTCCACCCAGCTCGGCGTTGGTCGAGGGCGGCGAACCCAGCCGTCCGTGGCGGGTTGAGTTGCTCGACGGCCCAGCCATCGAGGCCGACGCGGTGATCCTCGCGGTCGAGGCCCACGCCGCGGCCCGCCTGGTCGATGGCTTCGACTCCGAGTTGGCCCGGCTGCTCCGGAGTATCCCCTACGCCTCGTCGGCCATCCTCAACCTGAGCTTCCGCCGTGATCAGATCGCTCACCCGCTCAACGGCTTCGGCGCCGTAGTGGCCGCCCGCGAAAACCGCGACTTGCTAGCCGTCTCGTTCACCAGCATCAAGTTCCCCCATCGTGCTCCCGAGGGCTATGTGCTGATGCGGGCCTTCTTCGGAGGGGCCACCCGACCCGACCTCTTCGAACACGACGACGAAACCTTGCGCCGGTTGGCCCTACGCGAATTGAGCGACTTGTTGGGCGTTCGGGGCGAGCCGATCCACGTCAAAGTCGCCCGTCACGCCCGCGCCATGCCCCAATACATCCTGGGCCACCTCGATCGAGTCGAGGCGATCGAACAACGGGTCGAGTCCCACCCCGGACTCGCGCTGGCCAGCAATGCTCTGCGCGGGGTCGGCGTGCCCGACTGCGTGCGCTCTGCTACCCGCGCTGCGCACGCCGTGGCCCAACGGCTTGGCCTGACGCGCTCGCACCGAGCTTGA
- a CDS encoding alkaline phosphatase D family protein produces the protein MWTKREIAEAVRYEGGITRRLMLAQAASLAALPWLGTRAEGAVKRRPRLADNPFTVGVASGDPGPDGMVLWTRLAPRPLEPFGGMDPEPVEVRWELAEDEGFTKIVTQGNALATPQLGHSVHVETRGLPPDRIFFYRFLAGDATSPVGRTRTLPAPNAAPERLRFAFASCQHYETGLYTAYEHMAKDDLDLIFHLGDYIYEYAGRDNLVRKHAGPEITTLEDYRIRHAQYKTDPHLQAAHALCPWFVTWDDHEFDNNYANDISEEPGVDPVAFLTRRANAYQAYYEMMPLRKRSVPRGPDMRLYRRAAFGRLAELLVLDTRQYRSDQPNHDGLKPLNDAALDPRQTILGRAQKGWLMGRLLESQATWNVLAQQVMMAMVGFVLPIDDADAEPRYAMDQWPGYTHERMELIRFLAERRVPNPVVLTGDIHSNWVNELRVDDRRHDDPVVAAEFVCTSISSGGNGPKAANSDERMNRMKSINPGVKFFNAQRGYVRVEVTPEVWRSDYQVVEDVTKPGAPVVTKGSFVVQAGRPGIESA, from the coding sequence ATGTGGACGAAGCGTGAGATTGCCGAGGCGGTGCGTTACGAGGGCGGGATTACCCGTCGTCTGATGCTGGCGCAAGCGGCGAGTCTGGCGGCTCTGCCGTGGTTGGGGACGCGTGCCGAGGGCGCGGTGAAGCGTCGTCCCCGCCTGGCTGACAACCCGTTCACGGTGGGCGTGGCCTCGGGCGATCCCGGACCCGACGGCATGGTGCTTTGGACCCGTCTGGCCCCCCGTCCCCTGGAACCGTTCGGCGGTATGGACCCCGAGCCGGTCGAGGTCCGCTGGGAACTGGCCGAGGATGAGGGGTTCACCAAGATCGTTACGCAAGGCAACGCGCTTGCGACCCCGCAACTGGGCCACTCGGTCCACGTCGAGACCCGCGGCCTGCCACCGGATCGGATCTTCTTCTATCGGTTCCTCGCAGGCGATGCGACCAGTCCGGTGGGGCGCACCCGCACCCTGCCCGCTCCCAACGCCGCGCCTGAGCGTCTGCGGTTTGCCTTCGCTTCCTGCCAGCACTACGAGACCGGCCTATATACCGCCTATGAACATATGGCCAAAGACGATCTCGACTTGATTTTTCACCTGGGTGACTACATCTACGAATACGCCGGGCGGGACAACCTCGTGCGCAAACACGCCGGTCCCGAGATCACCACACTGGAGGATTACCGGATCCGTCACGCCCAGTACAAGACCGATCCCCATCTCCAGGCCGCCCACGCCCTTTGCCCCTGGTTCGTGACCTGGGATGACCACGAATTCGACAACAACTATGCCAACGACATCTCGGAGGAGCCGGGGGTCGATCCGGTCGCGTTCCTGACGCGTCGTGCCAATGCCTATCAAGCTTATTATGAGATGATGCCGTTGCGCAAACGGTCGGTGCCTCGGGGACCGGATATGCGTCTCTACCGTCGGGCCGCCTTCGGCCGCCTAGCTGAACTCCTGGTGCTGGACACCCGGCAATACCGCTCCGACCAACCCAACCACGACGGCCTCAAGCCGCTCAACGACGCGGCCCTCGATCCCAGGCAAACGATTCTAGGACGCGCCCAAAAGGGGTGGTTGATGGGCCGCCTCCTGGAGTCCCAAGCCACCTGGAATGTGTTGGCCCAACAGGTCATGATGGCGATGGTCGGCTTCGTCCTGCCCATCGACGACGCCGACGCCGAACCGCGGTATGCGATGGACCAGTGGCCCGGCTACACGCACGAGCGCATGGAGCTGATCCGTTTCTTGGCCGAACGCCGGGTGCCCAACCCCGTGGTTCTGACCGGCGACATCCATTCCAACTGGGTCAACGAGCTTCGGGTGGACGATCGCCGTCACGATGATCCGGTGGTCGCCGCCGAGTTTGTCTGCACCTCGATCTCCTCGGGAGGCAACGGTCCCAAGGCGGCCAACAGCGACGAGCGTATGAACCGCATGAAGTCGATTAACCCCGGCGTCAAATTCTTCAACGCTCAACGCGGTTATGTTCGCGTTGAAGTCACGCCCGAGGTCTGGCGGAGCGATTACCAGGTGGTCGAGGATGTGACCAAGCCGGGCGCTCCGGTGGTCACCAAAGGCTCGTTCGTGGTTCAGGCCGGACGCCCCGGCATCGAATCGGCCTGA